A genome region from Phycisphaerae bacterium includes the following:
- a CDS encoding D-alanine--D-alanine ligase, whose translation MTQIADHVAFTPVNSKTVERRLRITVLSGGPGSEREVSLKSGRAVAAALKSLGHDVYLADISPEDLSALDRPVDMVFIALHGAFGEDGQLQKILDDRRIRYCGSGPQASAMAMNKALAKSRFMEVGVPTPLFEVVTPDNIEQVLAQWTPPSVVKPLCEGSSVDCVIVHQGQDLEAPIRKEIEIYGQCMIERFVKGSELTVGVLGDEPLPPIQIRPKREFYNYEAKYLDNDTEYLFNIDLPATLLGEICDLSVRAHQSLGCRDFSRVDWIVEESTNRPFALEVNTIPGFTDHSLLPKAAQQAGLGFSQLCQRIVELTYLR comes from the coding sequence ATGACACAAATAGCAGATCACGTCGCCTTTACACCAGTCAACAGCAAGACGGTCGAGCGTCGCCTGCGAATCACCGTTCTGTCCGGTGGGCCTGGTTCGGAACGAGAAGTAAGCCTCAAGAGCGGGCGGGCCGTGGCGGCGGCCCTGAAATCGCTCGGACATGACGTCTATCTCGCCGACATCAGCCCTGAGGACTTGTCCGCCCTTGACCGACCGGTGGATATGGTCTTCATCGCCCTCCACGGGGCGTTCGGCGAAGATGGCCAGTTACAGAAGATCCTCGATGATCGACGTATCAGGTACTGTGGTTCCGGCCCGCAGGCGTCGGCCATGGCGATGAACAAGGCCCTCGCCAAGTCCCGCTTCATGGAGGTGGGCGTCCCCACACCGTTGTTCGAAGTGGTCACGCCCGACAACATCGAGCAGGTGCTCGCGCAGTGGACGCCGCCGTCCGTCGTCAAACCCCTCTGCGAGGGCAGCAGCGTGGACTGCGTGATCGTTCACCAAGGCCAGGACCTCGAGGCGCCGATTCGCAAAGAGATCGAGATCTACGGCCAGTGCATGATCGAACGTTTCGTCAAAGGGTCGGAGCTGACCGTGGGCGTCCTCGGCGACGAACCCTTGCCGCCGATCCAGATTCGGCCGAAACGCGAATTCTACAATTATGAGGCGAAGTATCTGGACAACGACACCGAATACCTTTTCAATATCGACCTGCCGGCAACCTTGCTTGGTGAGATCTGCGACTTGAGCGTCCGGGCTCATCAATCGTTGGGCTGCCGGGATTTCTCGCGCGTGGATTGGATCGTGGAGGAGAGCACCAACCGGCCGTTCGCGCTGGAGGTCAACACGATCCCTGGCTTTACGGATCATTCATTGCTGCCGAAGGCGGCTCAACAGGCGGGTCTGGGTTTCTCGCAATTGT
- the murB gene encoding UDP-N-acetylmuramate dehydrogenase has product MKTDFLSDLSGIVTQNEPLASHTCLRVGGPARWFARPRSIDHVRELVRRCNSEGVEFLPLGLGANLLVSDEGVDALVIRLGEPVFQSVDWGNEDARKRDKPVTISVAAGTDMYRLTSDAVRSGLGGLERMAGIPGTIGGILRMNAGGRFGNICDVVHHVTVVDAAGELRTLSRKEAGFRYRGSNLGGTVVCSAGLTLEPADPDQLKARFREIWEMKKNTQPLADNSAGCVFKNPPGASAGGLIDQAGLKGRRVGGAVVSPRHANFIVTEAGATAQDVLTLIGIIRREVADRFGVELETEVQIWGRRRLRAGEPIR; this is encoded by the coding sequence CGGTCCTGCTCGTTGGTTCGCCAGACCTCGATCCATCGACCACGTCCGGGAACTGGTTCGCCGCTGCAACAGCGAAGGTGTCGAGTTTCTTCCCTTGGGTCTGGGGGCCAATCTCCTGGTCAGCGACGAAGGCGTGGACGCTTTGGTGATCCGTCTGGGCGAACCAGTCTTTCAATCCGTAGACTGGGGCAACGAAGATGCCCGCAAGCGAGATAAGCCGGTTACGATTTCGGTCGCAGCCGGCACCGATATGTACCGCCTCACCTCCGATGCAGTCCGTAGCGGCTTGGGCGGACTTGAGAGAATGGCCGGCATCCCGGGCACCATAGGCGGGATCCTCCGCATGAACGCCGGGGGCCGGTTTGGTAACATCTGCGATGTGGTGCACCACGTAACGGTTGTCGACGCGGCCGGCGAATTGCGCACACTCAGCCGTAAGGAGGCCGGCTTCCGGTATCGCGGCTCAAACTTGGGCGGCACCGTCGTCTGTAGCGCCGGCTTGACGTTGGAGCCGGCCGATCCCGATCAGTTGAAGGCTCGGTTCCGGGAGATCTGGGAAATGAAAAAGAACACTCAGCCGCTGGCAGATAACTCGGCGGGCTGTGTGTTCAAGAACCCCCCCGGTGCAAGCGCCGGCGGACTCATCGACCAGGCCGGCCTCAAGGGCCGCCGGGTCGGAGGGGCTGTCGTTTCGCCCAGGCATGCGAATTTCATCGTCACCGAGGCCGGAGCCACCGCACAGGATGTGCTGACACTCATCGGCATCATCCGTCGGGAGGTGGCCGATCGCTTCGGCGTCGAATTGGAGACGGAAGTCCAGATCTGGGGTCGCCGGCGGCTTCGCGCCGGCGAGCCCATCCGCTAA